A genomic window from Patescibacteria group bacterium includes:
- the ftsW gene encoding putative lipid II flippase FtsW, whose translation MRRLKQNKISLKLSHQKADWLLILLVLGLTVFGLIMIANASVVEAYRDFGDKLYYFKLQLQWAGLGLIGFILASFFNYRRLKSLAVPLLIVSLISLGLVLVPGLGTKIMGAQRWLAIGAFRFQPAELAKLAFVFYLAAFMSQKKSPWPFLILLTLLIGLVILEPDLGTAVIIAATGLVVYFASGAPLLWLGLLGILGFLSGLGLIFSSPYRKERVLTFLDPSRDPLGASYHIRQILLALGSGGLFGLGLGQSRQKYEYLPAAATDSIFAIMAEEIGFIGALVIIFVFLLLIWRGFKIAKEAPDKFGTLLATGIISWIGFQTLINLSAIVALVPLTGVPLPFISYGGSSLILIMTASGILVNISKQKVVEK comes from the coding sequence ATGAGAAGGCTTAAACAAAACAAAATTTCCCTAAAATTATCTCATCAAAAAGCAGACTGGCTTCTAATTCTTTTAGTTTTAGGCTTGACAGTTTTTGGCTTGATTATGATTGCCAATGCTTCCGTGGTTGAAGCCTATCGTGATTTTGGCGACAAGCTCTACTACTTCAAACTTCAGCTCCAATGGGCAGGCCTAGGTTTAATCGGTTTTATCTTGGCCAGCTTTTTTAATTACCGAAGGTTAAAATCTTTGGCCGTTCCCTTATTGATTGTTAGTTTAATTAGCCTAGGATTGGTTTTAGTTCCGGGTTTAGGGACAAAGATTATGGGCGCCCAAAGATGGTTGGCGATCGGGGCTTTTCGCTTCCAACCAGCTGAGCTTGCCAAATTAGCTTTTGTCTTTTATCTGGCGGCCTTTATGAGTCAGAAGAAAAGTCCTTGGCCTTTTTTAATTCTTTTAACTCTTTTAATTGGTTTAGTGATTCTTGAACCTGATTTGGGGACGGCCGTGATTATTGCCGCCACTGGCTTGGTGGTTTACTTTGCTTCTGGAGCACCCCTTCTCTGGTTAGGTCTTTTAGGCATCTTAGGTTTCTTATCAGGTTTGGGTTTAATTTTTTCTTCTCCTTATCGAAAAGAACGGGTTTTAACTTTTCTTGATCCTAGCCGCGATCCGCTAGGGGCTTCCTACCATATTCGCCAAATTCTTTTAGCCCTTGGTTCAGGTGGCTTATTTGGTTTAGGCCTTGGTCAGTCACGCCAGAAATATGAATATCTGCCGGCGGCGGCCACCGATTCGATTTTTGCGATTATGGCTGAAGAAATTGGTTTCATCGGCGCCTTAGTAATTATTTTTGTCTTTCTGCTTCTAATTTGGCGGGGATTCAAAATTGCCAAGGAAGCCCCGGATAAATTTGGTACTCTTTTGGCCACCGGTATTATTTCCTGGATTGGTTTTCAAACCTTAATCAATCTCTCAGCCATTGTCGCTCTTGTTCCTCTGACCGGCGTCCCTCTGCCTTTCATTTCCTATGGGGGTTCCTCGCTGATTCTAATTATGACGGCCAGCGGGATTTTAGTAAATATTTCTAAGCAAAAAGTGGTCGAGAAATAA
- a CDS encoding tyrosine/phenylalanine carboxypeptidase domain-containing protein — protein MTEYPEKQPAIDEIWHSQFEKNGMVEAYEYLEGYKNHREEQKRLFLSGEVRNPILDYPRLDPDDLKGREEALLSLKEEILAKEENEIVGQAYRWKINESVAKLRMLQASISGDMRRFKRYSEFIYGKPSYEIFVFTVQSLRTKINEYRNSDNRPLSRAARELDEVLPQETERAGFVSLPSEGTISLAERETAKAIGDLVHLPEVEGELGVDEIKDIFQKALDSLNLDEWEVVTDISGKPGASVDQEEKKIKIPESKKLLFKEVQSLLVHEIGTHVARREKGERSRLRLLGPGLDRYERGEEGIATMRSQIVSGQIEDFSGLTGHLAISLAYGLDGKPRDFRDVYEIMQKYYFFDRLVKGKNIQKAKEEAQRLAWNKGIRTFRGTDYTTPGVCFTKDIIYREGNIGVWELIGKKPNEFRRITVGKYDPTNPRHLYILDQLGISES, from the coding sequence ATGACGGAATATCCAGAAAAACAACCAGCCATCGACGAAATTTGGCATTCCCAATTTGAAAAAAATGGAATGGTTGAAGCATATGAATATTTAGAAGGTTATAAGAACCATAGAGAAGAGCAAAAAAGGCTTTTTTTATCAGGTGAAGTTCGCAATCCCATTCTTGATTATCCTCGACTTGACCCAGATGATTTAAAAGGAAGAGAAGAGGCATTATTAAGTTTGAAAGAAGAAATTTTGGCTAAAGAGGAGAATGAAATTGTTGGGCAGGCATATAGATGGAAAATAAATGAAAGCGTAGCTAAATTAAGAATGCTTCAGGCTTCGATTAGCGGAGATATGAGAAGATTTAAACGCTATTCAGAGTTTATTTATGGCAAGCCGTCCTATGAGATTTTTGTTTTTACTGTCCAATCTCTTCGGACAAAAATAAACGAATATCGAAACTCAGATAATCGACCACTTAGTCGGGCAGCAAGAGAGTTGGATGAAGTTCTGCCCCAGGAAACAGAGAGAGCGGGTTTTGTTTCTTTGCCATCAGAGGGAACTATCAGTCTTGCAGAAAGAGAAACAGCGAAAGCAATAGGAGATCTTGTCCATCTTCCTGAAGTTGAAGGCGAATTAGGGGTTGACGAAATTAAAGATATCTTTCAGAAAGCTTTGGATTCTTTAAATTTAGATGAATGGGAGGTTGTTACTGATATTAGTGGTAAACCTGGTGCCAGTGTTGATCAGGAAGAGAAAAAAATAAAAATTCCAGAATCAAAAAAGTTACTCTTCAAAGAAGTCCAGTCCCTTTTGGTTCATGAGATTGGCACTCATGTCGCTAGGAGAGAAAAAGGAGAAAGAAGCAGATTAAGGTTGTTAGGGCCAGGCTTGGATAGATATGAGCGGGGAGAAGAGGGAATAGCAACAATGCGAAGCCAGATTGTTAGTGGCCAAATAGAAGACTTTTCCGGCTTAACAGGACATTTAGCTATTAGTCTTGCCTACGGATTAGATGGCAAGCCTAGAGATTTTCGAGATGTTTATGAAATTATGCAGAAATATTATTTCTTTGATAGATTGGTGAAAGGTAAAAATATTCAAAAAGCAAAAGAAGAAGCTCAGAGATTAGCCTGGAACAAAGGAATAAGAACTTTCAGAGGTACAGATTACACTACTCCTGGAGTTTGTTTTACTAAGGACATCATCTATAGAGAAGGTAATATTGGCGTTTGGGAATTAATTGGAAAAAAACCAAACGAATTTAGAAGAATCACCGTGGGGAAATATGATCCCACTAATCCACGCCATCTTTATATTTTAGATCAATTAGGAATTTCTGAATCTTAA
- a CDS encoding UDP-N-acetylglucosamine--N-acetylmuramyl-(pentapeptide) pyrophosphoryl-undecaprenol N-acetylglucosamine transferase, whose amino-acid sequence MKKKIVITGGHVTPALAVIDELEKKPYQIYYFGRRYTSEAHKALPMEAVLLREKEITYIPITAGKIQRYFDQYTFFSYLKIPLGFFQALGYLIRIKPNLIISFGGYVSVPVVLAGWLLKISILTHEQTASYGLASRFNSYFAKKIAVSWPISQKYFPKKKVILTGNPIRKEVLQTNKKIWQVFDFDEKLPLIFITGGNQGSRIINQTVSQLINQLVKKYNLFHHLGPVGSQGILKELEKRRQKMPSQLRNRYHFKKYLDSQEMGTFLNKADLIISRSGANTVTELAALGKPALFIPLPFAATDEQTKNAQLLVTAGTAEVLPQEKLSPKRLWQLIEKMMTHLDDYQKKSSQAKKLVKLDASKEIVRLAEKIIQ is encoded by the coding sequence ATGAAAAAGAAAATCGTGATTACCGGCGGCCACGTTACTCCGGCTTTGGCCGTTATTGATGAATTAGAAAAAAAACCTTACCAAATTTATTATTTTGGCCGTCGCTATACTTCTGAAGCCCATAAAGCCTTGCCCATGGAAGCGGTTTTATTAAGAGAAAAAGAGATTACCTATATCCCTATTACCGCCGGTAAAATCCAGCGCTATTTTGATCAATATACTTTTTTTTCTTATTTAAAAATTCCTCTGGGCTTTTTTCAAGCTTTGGGTTATTTAATCAGAATCAAACCAAACTTAATCATCTCTTTTGGCGGTTACGTCAGTGTTCCTGTGGTTTTAGCCGGTTGGTTGTTAAAAATCTCAATTCTGACTCATGAACAAACCGCCAGCTATGGTTTGGCTAGTCGCTTTAATAGTTATTTTGCCAAGAAAATTGCTGTTTCTTGGCCGATCAGCCAAAAATATTTTCCTAAAAAGAAAGTCATTTTGACCGGTAACCCAATTAGGAAAGAAGTTCTTCAGACTAATAAAAAAATCTGGCAGGTTTTTGATTTTGACGAAAAATTACCTTTAATTTTTATTACCGGTGGCAATCAGGGTTCTCGAATAATTAATCAAACCGTCAGTCAATTAATTAATCAGTTAGTTAAGAAATATAATCTTTTTCACCACCTTGGTCCGGTAGGTAGCCAAGGGATTCTTAAAGAGTTGGAAAAGAGAAGACAAAAGATGCCTTCTCAATTAAGAAATCGTTATCATTTTAAAAAATATCTCGACAGCCAGGAGATGGGTACCTTTTTAAACAAGGCTGATTTAATTATTTCTCGGTCTGGGGCCAATACGGTCACGGAACTCGCGGCTTTGGGAAAACCAGCTTTATTCATTCCTCTGCCTTTCGCGGCGACTGATGAACAAACGAAAAATGCTCAGCTTTTGGTTACGGCCGGGACAGCGGAGGTTCTACCTCAGGAAAAGTTAAGTCCTAAAAGATTATGGCAATTAATAGAAAAGATGATGACTCATCTTGATGATTATCAAAAGAAATCTTCTCAAGCTAAAAAGTTAGTTAAGCTTGATGCTTCCAAAGAAATTGTCAGGTTGGCTGAGAAAATCATCCAGTGA
- a CDS encoding FtsQ-type POTRA domain-containing protein, with the protein MKIKKTIIKLLKFLLIFLGITSFIVGLFLVLKSDFFKVNQVVCFENQNACQSDLWFQINGLVLGKNIVLLSPQKVEEEIKGKLTEIDEIKMEKHLPNKLVIHLSKRRPLAIIETDSHYYQVDYQGFVLAELQQPTDLPLITSSESAIIVDNHQFKSTAVISSLNCLYQLLMKNIEVRRLEINLFEDLTLFLKKGPEVLISSKKGIGQQVDSLQSILGRAKIEGKQIKVIDLRFDKPVVTFI; encoded by the coding sequence GTGAAAATAAAAAAGACAATCATTAAACTCCTGAAATTCTTGCTTATTTTTTTAGGGATAACTTCGTTTATTGTTGGTCTCTTTTTGGTTCTGAAAAGTGATTTTTTTAAAGTAAATCAGGTAGTTTGTTTTGAGAATCAAAATGCTTGTCAATCAGATTTATGGTTTCAGATCAACGGTTTGGTTTTAGGCAAAAATATTGTTTTGCTTTCACCCCAAAAAGTTGAGGAAGAGATTAAGGGAAAATTGACAGAAATTGATGAGATTAAGATGGAGAAACACCTGCCGAATAAATTAGTTATTCATCTGAGTAAAAGAAGACCTTTGGCAATTATTGAAACCGATAGTCATTATTATCAGGTTGATTACCAGGGTTTTGTCTTGGCTGAGCTTCAACAGCCAACTGATTTACCCCTGATTACCAGCAGCGAATCAGCGATAATCGTTGATAACCATCAGTTCAAATCAACCGCAGTGATTAGCAGTCTTAATTGTCTTTATCAGTTACTGATGAAGAATATTGAGGTCCGTCGTCTTGAGATTAATCTTTTTGAAGACTTAACTCTTTTTCTCAAAAAAGGCCCAGAAGTCTTAATTTCTTCTAAAAAAGGAATTGGTCAACAAGTTGACTCTTTACAATCAATTTTAGGGCGGGCTAAAATAGAGGGTAAACAAATTAAGGTGATTGATTTACGCTTTGATAAGCCAGTCGTTACCTTTATCTGA
- the ftsA gene encoding cell division protein FtsA, with product MAKQRIIAGIDVGSSKIATIIGSVGEEEKQIKVIGASSIPSRGIRKGQIVNIEEAAEAVIESVEAAERMAGYSLTRAVVSVSGPHLTSQNSRGVVAVAEPEGEINGDDVLRVIEAAKAISLPSSREVIHVVPRYFTVDGQDGIRDPVGMSGVRLEVETHIVTGSTTAMRNLAKCVSEVGADVQNLVAAGLASAEAILTETEMELGVVLVDIGGGVTDVVVFIEGAPFYTVVLPIGAKNVTNDLAIGLRLSLESAEKIKTFFSEKENWPKMKKVKLEKEKREKEAEKDEDELDLKDLGIVEEVKKVSKKTLSEGIIRPRLNEIFTMVGLELKKSGVIGLTPAGIVITGGGALTIGIKEAAKRNLSMPIRIGVPQGIGGLIDEAEKTEFATGVGLLHYGAKSDVRSTSSFSLLKIGKKLEKIPLRGVVGKATNLIKQFLP from the coding sequence ATGGCTAAACAAAGAATTATTGCTGGAATTGATGTTGGCTCCTCGAAGATAGCCACCATTATCGGTTCAGTTGGAGAAGAAGAAAAACAAATAAAAGTTATTGGTGCTTCGAGCATTCCCTCACGCGGTATTAGAAAAGGCCAAATTGTTAATATCGAAGAAGCGGCTGAAGCAGTGATTGAGTCAGTCGAAGCGGCTGAGAGAATGGCTGGTTATAGTTTAACCAGAGCCGTGGTTTCGGTGAGCGGGCCTCATCTTACTTCTCAAAACTCAAGAGGGGTTGTCGCCGTGGCCGAGCCTGAAGGAGAAATTAATGGTGATGACGTTCTTCGGGTTATTGAAGCCGCTAAAGCTATTTCCTTGCCTTCTTCAAGAGAAGTGATCCATGTCGTTCCCCGCTATTTTACGGTTGACGGTCAGGATGGTATCAGAGACCCGGTCGGAATGTCTGGTGTGAGGTTGGAAGTCGAAACCCACATTGTGACTGGTTCAACCACGGCCATGAGGAACTTGGCTAAATGTGTTTCCGAAGTTGGCGCCGACGTCCAGAATTTGGTGGCCGCTGGCTTGGCTTCAGCCGAAGCGATTTTAACGGAGACAGAAATGGAATTAGGGGTGGTTTTGGTTGATATTGGCGGGGGAGTCACTGACGTTGTTGTTTTTATTGAGGGCGCACCATTTTACACGGTGGTTCTACCCATTGGCGCCAAAAACGTGACCAATGATTTAGCCATTGGCCTAAGGCTTTCACTTGAATCAGCCGAGAAGATCAAAACCTTTTTTTCAGAGAAAGAGAATTGGCCTAAAATGAAAAAGGTCAAGTTAGAAAAAGAGAAAAGGGAAAAAGAGGCGGAGAAGGATGAAGACGAGCTTGATCTAAAAGATTTAGGGATTGTCGAGGAAGTAAAAAAAGTTTCTAAAAAGACTTTAAGCGAGGGAATTATTAGACCAAGACTTAACGAAATCTTTACGATGGTTGGTTTAGAACTGAAGAAAAGCGGGGTAATTGGTTTAACCCCGGCCGGGATTGTCATTACCGGTGGCGGTGCCTTAACCATCGGTATTAAAGAAGCGGCTAAGCGTAATTTATCAATGCCAATTAGGATTGGCGTCCCTCAAGGAATCGGTGGTTTAATCGATGAAGCCGAAAAAACCGAGTTTGCCACTGGCGTGGGTTTGCTCCATTATGGGGCTAAAAGTGATGTTAGGAGTACGAGCAGCTTTTCTTTGTTGAAAATCGGTAAAAAGTTAGAAAAAATTCCCTTAAGGGGAGTGGTGGGTAAAGCCACTAATTTAATAAAACAATTTCTGCCCTAG
- the ftsZ gene encoding cell division protein FtsZ produces MALVKPDTASFARIKVLGIGGGGGNAINTMIEEESIRGVEFIAINTDAQALLVNKAETKIQIGEKLTRGLGAGGDPESGRQAAEESREKLKEYMADTDMVFIAGGEGGGTCTGATPVIAEIARELGALTIAVVTKPFTFEGTRRMVIAEDGIENLKDKVDTLIVIPNQRIMEVIDQKVTLVEAFKVVDGVLGQGVQGISDIITVPGLINVDFADVKAIMGDAGSSLLGIGTGVGENRAQAAARGAISSRLLDVSIEGAKGILFNVTGGKDLTMSEVDEAAKIISTAADADANIIFGAVIDDNMVDQIKIIVIATGFDEARLRLAKLARLRSPRTEPRGIISEKPEPGEEIREPEEEEPERKEKAEEEEEDYSEFDIPAFLRQGR; encoded by the coding sequence ATGGCGCTTGTTAAACCAGATACAGCCAGCTTTGCCAGAATTAAAGTTTTAGGGATTGGTGGTGGTGGTGGTAATGCCATCAATACCATGATTGAGGAGGAATCAATCAGAGGGGTTGAATTTATTGCCATTAACACCGATGCCCAAGCCCTTCTCGTTAACAAAGCCGAAACGAAAATCCAGATTGGGGAAAAGCTTACTCGGGGTTTAGGAGCCGGCGGTGATCCCGAATCCGGTCGTCAGGCGGCTGAAGAATCAAGAGAAAAACTAAAAGAATACATGGCCGATACGGACATGGTTTTTATCGCCGGAGGGGAAGGTGGCGGAACCTGCACTGGCGCAACGCCGGTCATTGCCGAGATCGCCAGAGAATTAGGGGCTTTAACGATTGCTGTCGTCACCAAACCCTTTACTTTTGAAGGCACCAGAAGAATGGTCATTGCCGAAGACGGCATTGAGAATCTCAAAGACAAAGTTGATACTTTAATTGTCATTCCCAATCAAAGAATTATGGAAGTGATTGACCAAAAAGTCACCTTAGTCGAAGCCTTTAAGGTAGTTGATGGGGTTCTAGGTCAAGGAGTTCAGGGTATCTCTGACATTATCACCGTTCCCGGATTAATCAACGTTGATTTTGCTGATGTTAAAGCGATTATGGGAGATGCCGGTTCTTCTTTACTGGGAATCGGAACAGGAGTGGGCGAAAATCGAGCCCAGGCCGCGGCTCGGGGTGCCATTTCCTCCCGTCTCTTAGATGTTTCGATTGAGGGAGCTAAGGGTATTCTTTTCAATGTTACTGGCGGCAAGGATTTGACCATGTCTGAGGTTGATGAAGCCGCGAAAATCATTTCCACCGCGGCGGATGCTGATGCGAATATTATCTTCGGCGCCGTGATTGATGATAATATGGTCGACCAGATTAAGATTATTGTCATTGCCACTGGTTTTGACGAAGCCAGACTTCGTCTCGCCAAACTAGCCAGATTAAGATCTCCTAGAACCGAACCTAGAGGGATTATCAGTGAAAAACCAGAACCAGGAGAAGAAATAAGAGAACCAGAGGAAGAAGAACCGGAAAGAAAAGAGAAAGCAGAAGAAGAGGAAGAAGACTATTCTGAATTTGATATTCCTGCTTTCTTGAGGCAGGGAAGGTAA
- the ileS gene encoding isoleucine--tRNA ligase, with protein sequence MKKKKPFFKPVSSRVNFVELEKKILKWWYQSGLVEKYLQRNRQSKKRFSFLDGPITANNPMGVHHAWGRTYKDLWQRFFNMRGYKQRFQNGFDCQGLWVEVEVEKELGFKNKKDIEDYGIAKFVEKCKARVNQYAKVQTDQSKRLGFFMDWDNSYYTMSDENNYMIWAFLKKCWQDGNLYKGWDTVTWCPRCGTAISEHEILTEEYQELTHTAIYLRFPIVGRKNEYLLVWTTTPWTIPANALIAANPEIIYAQVEFEKKKYWLAASLVPRVFGKNVKIIKKVKGKELIEKEKIKHYQAPFEDLPMIKKMRKKPYFYSLVLSEELVNEAEGTGLVHISPGTGTEDYRFVVKDLGWREIVFPAVDEAGRYIQGYDWLEGKSAKEKPNLIIDYLKKEKNDFFFKTEEYTHRYPVCWRCKSELIWRLVEEWYIAMDDNNQKKAKNYRQQMIKVAKKVEWLPSFGLDRELDWLRNMEDWMISKKRYWGLALPVWECDCGHFEVVGSKEELKKKAVKGWEKFTGHTPHRPWIDEVKIQCPKCNKEMNRVADVGNPWLDAGIVSFSTLVDPQTKKVSYLTDKKYWREWFPADFITESFPGQFKNWFYSVIAMATVLENRKPYKAVLGYATLLAENGQPMHKSSGNMIEFDEAAEKIGVDVMRWIYTRQNPANNLLFGYHLADETRRRFHLILWNVFNFLITYANLDRWQPRKELSSKPTKLDLWILTRLDEVIIKVTRKMEAYDVSKATQIIEDFVQDLSTWYLRRSRGRVGPTVQDKKDRDLTYSVLYTVLLTLTKVLAPLTPYLAEEIYQTLVNGGRLNVKDSVHLADWPEVRTKEVLDKKLLVQMEQVRKICELGHAIRKEEKIKVRQPLQLIKVATKAKIDLDDELTQLILEELNLKQVSWQVETKQKDEIEVKLETKITPKLKAEGELREMIRCVQELRKEAGCQLDEKIIVTLPKLPKEKKMLDYFKQATLAKEVKKGEKIILSRQK encoded by the coding sequence ATGAAGAAAAAGAAACCATTTTTTAAACCTGTTTCCTCAAGAGTCAATTTTGTCGAGCTGGAAAAAAAGATTCTGAAATGGTGGTATCAATCTGGTTTGGTGGAAAAATATCTTCAACGCAATCGTCAGTCTAAAAAACGCTTTTCTTTTTTAGATGGTCCGATTACGGCCAATAATCCTATGGGTGTTCATCATGCCTGGGGCAGAACCTACAAAGATTTATGGCAGCGGTTTTTTAATATGAGAGGCTATAAACAGCGTTTCCAGAATGGTTTTGATTGTCAAGGTCTTTGGGTTGAGGTAGAGGTGGAAAAGGAACTTGGTTTTAAGAATAAAAAAGATATTGAGGATTATGGTATTGCTAAGTTTGTTGAGAAATGTAAAGCCAGAGTTAATCAATATGCCAAAGTTCAAACCGATCAATCTAAGCGCTTAGGTTTTTTCATGGATTGGGATAATTCCTATTACACGATGAGCGATGAGAATAATTACATGATTTGGGCTTTTCTGAAAAAGTGCTGGCAGGACGGCAATCTTTATAAAGGTTGGGATACAGTCACTTGGTGTCCCCGTTGCGGCACGGCCATTAGTGAACATGAAATTCTCACTGAAGAATATCAAGAATTAACCCATACCGCCATTTATCTACGTTTTCCAATTGTTGGCCGAAAAAATGAATATCTTTTAGTCTGGACCACCACGCCCTGGACAATTCCCGCTAATGCTTTGATTGCCGCCAATCCAGAGATAATTTATGCTCAGGTTGAATTTGAAAAAAAGAAATATTGGCTGGCGGCTAGTTTGGTACCTAGAGTTTTTGGCAAAAATGTGAAGATCATTAAAAAAGTTAAGGGAAAAGAATTAATAGAAAAAGAAAAGATAAAACATTACCAGGCGCCTTTTGAAGATTTACCAATGATTAAGAAAATGAGGAAGAAGCCTTATTTCTATTCTCTGGTTTTATCAGAAGAATTAGTTAATGAAGCTGAAGGAACAGGTTTAGTTCATATCTCACCCGGAACCGGAACCGAAGACTATCGCTTTGTAGTCAAGGATTTGGGCTGGCGGGAAATTGTTTTTCCGGCTGTTGACGAAGCTGGCCGCTACATCCAAGGTTACGATTGGCTAGAAGGTAAGAGCGCTAAAGAAAAACCAAATCTAATCATTGATTATCTCAAAAAAGAAAAGAACGATTTCTTTTTTAAGACCGAAGAATACACTCATCGTTATCCTGTTTGTTGGCGTTGTAAAAGCGAATTGATCTGGCGCTTAGTTGAAGAGTGGTATATTGCCATGGATGATAATAATCAGAAAAAGGCCAAGAATTACCGTCAGCAAATGATTAAAGTGGCGAAGAAGGTTGAATGGTTGCCTTCTTTTGGTCTTGATCGAGAGTTGGATTGGTTGCGAAATATGGAAGACTGGATGATTTCTAAGAAAAGATATTGGGGATTAGCCTTACCGGTTTGGGAATGCGATTGTGGCCACTTTGAGGTCGTTGGTTCTAAAGAAGAATTGAAGAAAAAAGCGGTTAAAGGTTGGGAGAAGTTTACTGGCCACACGCCTCATCGGCCTTGGATTGATGAAGTTAAAATTCAGTGTCCGAAATGTAATAAGGAGATGAATCGGGTAGCTGATGTCGGCAATCCCTGGCTTGATGCTGGTATTGTTTCTTTTTCGACTTTAGTTGATCCTCAAACTAAGAAAGTAAGCTATTTGACTGATAAAAAATATTGGCGAGAATGGTTTCCGGCTGATTTTATTACCGAATCCTTTCCCGGCCAATTTAAAAACTGGTTTTACTCAGTCATTGCCATGGCTACGGTTTTAGAAAACAGAAAACCCTACAAAGCGGTTTTAGGCTACGCCACGCTTTTGGCTGAAAATGGTCAGCCAATGCATAAATCTTCTGGCAATATGATTGAATTTGACGAAGCGGCCGAAAAAATTGGAGTTGACGTCATGCGTTGGATTTACACTCGTCAAAATCCGGCCAATAATCTTTTGTTTGGTTATCATCTGGCTGATGAAACCAGACGCCGCTTTCACCTTATCCTTTGGAACGTTTTTAACTTTCTTATTACCTATGCCAATCTCGATCGCTGGCAGCCAAGAAAAGAATTATCTTCAAAACCAACCAAGCTCGATTTATGGATTTTAACCAGACTTGATGAGGTGATTATCAAAGTCACCAGAAAGATGGAGGCTTATGATGTCAGTAAAGCGACCCAGATAATTGAGGACTTTGTTCAGGATCTATCAACCTGGTATCTACGTCGTTCTCGGGGACGAGTTGGTCCCACCGTTCAAGATAAAAAGGACAGAGATTTAACTTACAGTGTTCTTTATACGGTTTTATTAACCTTGACCAAGGTTTTAGCTCCGCTGACACCCTATTTAGCTGAAGAAATTTATCAAACCCTAGTTAATGGCGGTCGGTTAAACGTTAAAGATTCAGTTCATTTGGCTGATTGGCCAGAGGTCAGAACAAAAGAAGTTTTAGATAAAAAACTCTTGGTCCAAATGGAACAGGTGAGAAAAATCTGCGAATTGGGTCACGCAATTCGCAAAGAAGAAAAGATCAAAGTCAGACAGCCGCTGCAATTAATTAAGGTTGCCACAAAAGCAAAAATAGATTTAGATGACGAGTTAACCCAATTAATTTTAGAGGAACTCAATCTTAAACAAGTCAGCTGGCAAGTAGAAACTAAACAAAAAGATGAGATTGAGGTTAAATTGGAAACTAAAATTACTCCTAAACTCAAAGCTGAAGGCGAGTTAAGAGAAATGATTCGGTGTGTCCAAGAATTAAGAAAAGAAGCAGGTTGTCAATTAGATGAAAAGATAATCGTTACTTTACCTAAACTGCCCAAAGAAAAGAAAATGCTTGATTATTTTAAGCAAGCGACTTTAGCCAAAGAAGTAAAAAAAGGTGAAAAGATAATTCTTAGCAGGCAAAAATGA
- the rodA gene encoding rod shape-determining protein RodA, producing MNKRFFEFDWALLFIILILLTIGLVTISSLDRNLFFQQFFHFLIGLLFFILFSKIDYHLYQRYKWWLFIGALVFLSSTFVFGAVTRGSIRWIRIFGLTLQPSELIKPLLVVFFASLFFELKKLSLTNLLKAGGLIMIPVLLIFLQPDLSSSLVVLTAWLGIVLATGISWKIVVSSFVFFLAGLPISWRLLKPYQQQRIFSFLNPLADPLGAGYNLIQSVVAVGSGQLLGRGLGKGTQAQLMFLPERHSDFIFATIAEEFGFLGSFFLIVLIGFLFWRLLEIARSTRDGLGFLISLGIFTLLVSQTLINIGMNLGLLPITGVTLPLVSYGGSSLVASLISLGIINNIAIQKKRNQALEIK from the coding sequence ATGAACAAGCGTTTCTTTGAGTTTGATTGGGCTTTGCTTTTTATAATTTTGATTTTATTAACAATCGGTCTAGTAACGATTAGTAGTCTAGATAGAAATCTTTTTTTCCAACAATTTTTCCACTTTCTAATTGGTTTACTCTTTTTTATTCTCTTCAGCAAGATTGACTATCATCTCTACCAGCGCTATAAATGGTGGCTTTTTATTGGTGCCCTAGTTTTTCTTTCCTCAACCTTTGTTTTTGGCGCCGTGACTCGAGGCTCAATCCGTTGGATAAGAATCTTTGGTCTCACTCTCCAACCTTCAGAGTTAATCAAGCCTTTGCTGGTTGTCTTTTTTGCTTCTCTGTTTTTTGAACTCAAAAAACTTTCTTTGACTAATTTGCTTAAAGCTGGTGGCCTGATTATGATACCTGTTTTGCTGATTTTTCTTCAGCCTGATCTCAGTAGTAGTTTGGTTGTTTTGACCGCTTGGCTAGGAATTGTTTTAGCTACAGGGATTTCCTGGAAAATTGTTGTTAGTTCCTTTGTCTTTTTCTTAGCTGGCCTACCGATTAGCTGGCGCCTCTTAAAACCCTATCAACAACAACGAATTTTTAGTTTTTTGAATCCCTTGGCTGATCCCTTGGGCGCTGGCTATAATTTAATTCAATCAGTGGTGGCGGTTGGTTCCGGCCAGCTTTTAGGCAGGGGACTAGGCAAGGGGACCCAAGCCCAACTAATGTTTTTACCAGAAAGACACAGTGATTTCATCTTTGCCACCATTGCCGAAGAATTTGGTTTTTTAGGCAGTTTTTTCCTGATTGTTTTAATTGGTTTTTTGTTTTGGCGACTCCTTGAGATTGCTCGTTCAACGCGTGATGGCTTAGGTTTCCTTATTTCTTTAGGCATCTTTACTCTTTTGGTTAGCCAAACCTTAATCAATATTGGCATGAACCTAGGTTTATTGCCGATTACCGGTGTTACCCTGCCTTTGGTTTCCTATGGAGGCAGTTCTCTGGTTGCCAGCCTGATCAGCTTAGGAATCATCAATAATATTGCTATCCAGAAAAAAAGAAACCAGGCCCTTGAAATTAAGTAG